The window CGGGCGTACGGGTTCGACGAGGTGGCGGGCGATGAACCACAGGGCCACGGCGGCCGGCGGCACGTTGACCAGGAAGATCCACCGCCAGTCGGCGTACGTGGCGATCAGGCCGCCGACGGCCGGGCCGGCCAGGGCGGACACGGCCCACACCGCAGACATCCGGGCCTGGATGCGGGGGCGTTCCCGGCCCGGGTAGAGGTCGGCGGCGAGGGTCTGGACCGTGCCCTGGAGGGCGCCGCCGCCCAGCCCCTGGATGATCCGGAAGGCGATGAGGGCCGGCATGTTCCAGGCGAGCGCGCAGAGCACGGAGCCGACGAGGAACAGGGCCGTACCGAAGATCAGCACGGGCTTGCGGCCGTGGGTGTCGGACAGCTTGCCGTAGACGGGGAGCGAGACGGTGGTGGCGAGGACGTACCCGGCGAAGATCCACGAGAACACGGCGAAGCCGCCGAGGTCGCCGACGATCTGGGGGACGGCCGTGGAGACCACGGCGGCGTCGAGGGCGACGAGGCTCATGGTCAGCATCAGCGAGACGACGACCACGGTCTTCGGGCGGCCCGGTGCGGGGGCGCCGGCCGCCGGTTCCTCCGTGGCGGAAACGATTCCCCCGGAGGGTCCGGCCGGCGGGACGATCGCGTCGGCCGGACCGGCCGGCTCCTCCCCGAGGGGCGGTTCCGCTTTCTCCCCGATGCCCATCGAACCCCCTTCACCGTGCACGCATCCGCGGGGAACACCTTCTCACCACGGGTGTTTCCGGCGGTATCCCTCACTTCGGGTCCATCGAAGGGTGCAGAACCCCTAGGGGTTCGTCAGCACAAGGACCCAGGGGCCTTTCGTCCCGCCGGAGGAGGTGGGCGCTCCCGTCGCGTCTTTAACTGGTTCACATGAGGCGAGGTCGTCGGAGGGTGGGGACAACCCCCCGACGGATACGGCGACGGGCACCAGTGCGCCCGAACGCCCCCGCGCCGGAGACTTCACGACGGCGGCACACGGATCACCGCGAGCCGACGCCGACGCCGAAGCGGACGCACGCACCGACGCGACGCACCGACGCACGCACGCACACACGCACGCCGACGAACGAACGAGGGGAAACACCGTGACAACGGCTATGACCGAAACCAGGCACGGGGGTACTGGAGGGCATGAAGCCGTCGCGGCCCGGGCACGCAAGGTCGTCAAGGCCTACGGCTCGGGAGAGACCCGCGTCGTCGCCCTCGACGCGGTGGACGTGGACATCCGACGCGGGCAGTTCACCGCGATCATGGGCCCGTCCGGCTCCGGCAAGTCCACGCTGATGCACTGCCTCGCCGGACTGGACACGGTGACGAGCGGTGAGATCTTCCTCGACGACACCGAGATCACCGGCCTGAAGGACAAGAAGCTCACCCAGCTCCGCCGGGACCGGATCGGCTTCATCTTCCAGGCGTTCAACCTGCTGCCGACGCTCAACGCCCTGGAGAACATCACGCTCCCCATGGACATCGCCGGCCGCAAGCCCGACGCGGAGTGGCTGAACCGGGTCGTCGAGACGGTGGGCCTCGCGGGTCGCCTCAAGCACCGCCCCACCGAACTCTCCGGCGGCCAGCAGCAGCGCGTGGCGGTCGCCCGCGCCCTCGCCGCCCGCCCCCAGATCATCTTCGGCGACGAGCCGACCGGAAACCTGGACTCCCGGGCCGGCGCCGAGGTCCTCGGCTTCCTCCGCCAGTCGGTGGACGAGCTGGGCCAGACGATCGTCATGGTCACCCACGACCCGGTCGCCGCCTCCTACGCGGACCGCGTCATCTTCCTCGCCGACGGCCGGATCGTCGACGAGATGATCGACCCGACCGCCGACCAGGTCCTCGACCGCATGAAGGACTTCGACGCACGCGGGCGGACCTCGTGACCGTCATGAAGACCGCGCGACGCAACTTCGTCGCGCACAAGGGAAGAATGGCGCTCTCCGCCATCGCCGTCCTGCTGTCCGTGGCCTTCGTCTGCGGCACGCTGGTGTTCACGGACACCATGAACACCACCTTCGACAAGCTGTTCGCGGTCACCAACTCCGACGTCACGGTCAGCCCCAAGAGTGCCGGCGACGACCAGGAGAACCCGGGCAACGGCAAGCCGCGGACGCTGAACGGCTCGGTCGTCGACCGGGTCGAGAAGGCCGAGGGCGTGAAGTCCGCCGAGGGCGGCGTCCTGTCGATGTCCGTCACCGTCGTCAACACCAAGAACGAGAACCTGGGTTCGACCACCGGCGCCCCGACCATCGCGGGCAACTGGAGCGACAACGAACTCAAGTCGATGAAGATCACCTCCGGCAACGCCCCCCGGGGGCCGACCGAGTTGATGATCGACGCCGACACCGCCGAGAAGCACCACCTGGGGATCGGCGACGAGATCCGCACCATCGCCGTCACCGGCGACAACCGGGCGAAGATCAGCGGCATCGCCGCCTTCACCGTGACCAACCCGGGCGCGACCCTCGTGTACTTCGACACGGCCACCGCCCAGACGTTCCTGCTCGGCTCCGCCGGCGCCTTCACCCACGTCAACGTCACCGCCAAGGACGGGGTGAGCGACGAGCAGCTCAAGCAGAACGTCGCCGCCGCCGTCGGCGCCGACACGTACAAGCTCCAGACCGCCAAGGAAGCCGCGGACGCCAACCGCAAGGACGTCGGTTCCTTCCTCGACGTCATGAAGTACGTGATGCTCGGCTTCGCCGGGATCGCCTTCCTCGTCGGCATCTTCCTCATCTTCAACACCTTCTCCATGCTGGTCGCCCAGCGCACCCGGGAGATCGGCCTGATGCGCGCCATCGGCGCCGACCGCAGGCAGATCAACCGGTCCGTCCTCGTCGAGGCCTTCCTGCTCGGCGTCGTCGGCTCCGTCCTCGGCGTCGCCGCCGGAGTGGGCCTGGCCGTCGGCCTCATGAAGCTCATGGGCCAGATGGGCATGGACCTGTCCACCGACGACCTGACGGTCGCCTGGACCACCCCGGTCCTCGGCCTGGTCCTCGGCGTCGCCGTCACCGTCGTCGCCGCCTACATCCCGGGCCGCCGCGCCGGGAAGGTCTCCCCGATGGCCGCCCTGCGCGACGCGGGCACCCCGGGAGACAAGAAGGCCGGCCGGATCCGGGCCGCCCTCGGCCTGGTCCTCACCGGGGTCGGAGGCGCGGCCCTCTACCTGGCCGGCGCCGCCGAGGAAGCGGCCCCGGGCTCCCTGTGGCTGGGCCTGGGCGTGGTCCTCACCCTCATCGGCTTCATCGTGATCGGCCCGCTCCTCGCGGGTGTCGTGGTCAGGGCGCTGTCCGCCCCGGTGCTGCGGCCCTTCGGATCGGTCGGCCGGCTCGCCGAGCGCAATGCGCTGCGCAACCCGCGCCGCACCGGCGCCACCGCCGCCGCGCTGATGATCGGCCTGGCCCTGGTCGCCTGCCTGTCGGTGGTCGGATCCTCGATGGTGGCCTCCGCCACCGACGAGCTCGACAAGTCCGTCGGCGCGGACTACATCGTCAACTCCATGACCGGCCAGCCGGTCATGCCGCAGGCCGAGCAGGCCATGCGCGCCAACAAGAACCTCGACCACGTCACCGCCTACCGCGAGGTGCCCGCCAAGATCACGGCCCCCGACGGTTCCACGGTCACCGAGGGCCTGGGCGCCACCGACCCGTCGTACGCCAAGGACATCCGCCGCAAGATGCGGGCCGGGGAGCACGCCGACGCCTACGGTCCGCACGCGATGGCGGTCGGTTCGCTCTACGCCGACGAGCACGGGATCACGCTCGGCGACACGCTGACGGTCGCCTTCACCGGCGGCAAGACCGTCAAGCTGAAGGTCGCCGCGATCACCGGCGACGAGGGCAACATCGACAAGGGCATGAAGTACATCTCCACCGCCGTCGCCGAGGCCAACGTCCCGGCCGACCGGATGCCGCGCCCCTTCATGCTGCTGGCCAGCGCCAAGGCCGGTCAGGCCGACACCGCGTACGCCGAAGTCAAGGCGGGGCTCGCCGAGTACCCCCAGTACAAGGTGCTCAACCAGGCCGACTACAAGCAGGCGCTGAAGGACCAGGTCGGCCAGCTGCTCAACATGGTCTACGGGCTCCTCGCCCTCGCGATCATCGTCGCGGTTCTGGGCGTGGTGAACACCCTGGCCCTGTCGGTGGTCGAGCGGACCCGCGAGATCGGCCTGATGCGCGCCATCGGCCTCTCCCGCCGCCAACTGCGCCGCATGATCCGCCTGGAGTCGGTGGTCATCGCCCTCTTCGGCGCCCTCCTCGGCCTCGGCCTGGGCATGGGCTGGGGCGCGACCGCGCAGCAACTCCTCGCCCTCCAGGGCCTGAAGGTCCTGGAGATCCCCTGGCCGACCATCCTCGGGGTGTTCGCCGCGTCGGCCCTGGTGGGCCTGTTCGCCGCACTGGTGCCGGCCTTCCGGGCGGGGCGGATGAACGTACTGAACGCAATCGCCACCGACTAGGTCGGGAGGCGGTTGTCACGGGGGTACGCCGGCCCCGGTCGTCCAGTCGGACGACCGGGGCCGGCGTCGTGCCGCGGGCCGGCCCACCGCGGCGCCGGTCGTCACTGCGCGCGACGACGGCAATCCCCCGCGCGGTCGGGGGAGCCGCGTCGTAGGGTGGGAACCCCCGGCCCGTTCACGTGTCGGGCCCTTCGCGTTGCCCCTCCACCGGACGGAAAGCCCTGCTCATGAGCCTGTACGGACTGCTCGACGCCGTCACCCGGGACCCCGCCCTCGCCGAGGCGGTCGCGGCGGCCGGGGACGGCAACCGGATGCACGTGGACCTGGTCGGTCCGGCCGCGGCGCGGCCCTTCGCGATCGCCGCGCTGGCCCGGCGGACCGAACGGACCGTGCTGGCGGTGACCGCCACCGGGCGGGAGGCCGAGGACCTGGCCGCCACGCTGCGTTCCCTGCTGCCGCCGGACGAGGTGGCCGAGTACCCCTCCTGGGAGACGCTGCCCCACGAGCGGCTCTCCCCCCGCAGCGACACCGTGGGCCGCCGGCTCGCGGTGCTGCGCCGGCTGACGCACCCGAGCAAGGACGACCCGGCGACCGGCCCCGTCTCCGTGGTGGTCGCGCCGATCCGCTCAGTGCTCCAGCCGCAGGTCAAGGGGCTGGGGGAACTGGTCCCGGTCAGTCTCCGGCAGGGGCAGGCCGTCGACCTGGGGGAGGTCGTCCAGGCACTGGCCGCGGCCGCGTACGCGCGGGTCGAGCTGGTGGAGAAGCGCGGCGAGTTCGCCGTGCGCGGCGGCATCCTCGACGTGTTCCCGCCCACCGAGGAACACCCGCTGCGCGTGGAGTTCTGGGGCGACGACGTCGAGGAGATCCGCTACTTCAAGGTCGCGGACCAGCGGTCCCTGGAGATCGCCGATCACGGGTTGTGGGCCCCGCCCTGCCGTGAACTGCTGCTGACCGACGAGGTGCGGGAGCGGGCCGCCGCGCTCGCCCAGGAGCACCCGGAGCTCGGGGAACTGCTGAACAAGATCGCCGAGGGGATCGCGGTCGAGGGCATGGAGTCCCTCGCCCCGGTCCTGGTCGACGACATGGAACTGCTGATCGACGTGCTGCCGGCCGGGTCGATGGCCGTCGTGTGCGACCCGGAGCGGGTGCGGACCCGGGCCGCCGACCTCGTCGCCACCAGCCAGGAGTTCCTGATGGCGTCCTGGGCGGCCACCGCCGGCGGCGGACAGGCCCCGATCGATGTCGGCGCGGCCTCGCTGCGGGGCATCGCCGACGTCCGCGAGCACGCCCGCGCCCTGGACATGATGTGGTGGTCGGTCTCCCCGTTCGCCGCCGACGACAGCGCCGACGGGGCCGACACCCTCAAGCTCGGGATGCACGGCCCGGAGGCCTACCGGGGCGACACCGCCCGCGCGCTCGCCGACACGAAGGCGTGGCTCGCCGACGGCTGGCACACCGTGTACCTCACCGAGGGACACGGCCCGGCCGCCCGCACCGTCGAGGTGCTCGGCGGCGAGGGCATCGCGGCCCGCCTGGAGGCGGACCTCGCGGTCCTGGAGCCGGGCATCGTGCACGTGACGTGCGGCTCCCTCGACAACGGCTTCGTCGACCCGGCGCTCCGGCTGGCCGTGCTCACCGAGACCGACCTGACCGGGCAGCGCACCGCCAGCAAGGACCTGGGGCGGATGCCGACCCGGCGCCGCAAGTCCGTCGACCCGCTGACCCTGGAGGTCGGGGACTACATCGTGCACGAGCAGCACGGCGTGGGCCGCTACATCGAGATGGTCCAGCGGACGGTGCAGGGCGCCACCCGCGAGTACCTGCTCGTCGAGTACGCCCCCGCCAAGCGCGGTCAGCCCGGCGACCGGCTGTACATCCCCACCGACCAGCTGGAGCAGGTCACCAAGTACGTCGGCGGCGAGGCGCCGACCCTGCACCGGCTCGGCGGCGCCGACTGGACCAAGACCAAGGCGCGCGCGAAGAAGGCGGTCAAGGAGATCGCCGCCGACCTGATCAAGCTCTACAGCGCGCGGATGGCGGCCCCCGGCCACACCTTCGGCCCGGACACCCCCTGGCAGCGGGAGCTGGAGGACGCCTTCCCGTACGCGGAGACGCCCGACCAGCTCACCACCATCGCCGAGGTCAAGGAGGACATGGAGAAGTCCGTCCCCATGGACCGGCTGATCTGCGGCGACGTCGGCTACGGCAAGACCGAGATCGCGGTGCGGGCGGCCTTCAAGGCGGTTCAGGACGGCAAGCAGGTCGCCGTCCTCGTGCCCACCACGCTGCTCGTGCAGCAGCACTTCGGGACGTTCTCCGAGCGCTACAGCCAGTTCCCGGTGAAGGTGAAGGCGCTGTCCCGCTTCCAGAACGAGACCGAGTCGAAGGCCACGCTGGAGGGGCTGCGCGAGGGCTCGGTGGACATCGTCATCGGTACGCACCGGCTGTTCTCGCAGGAGACGAAGTTCAAGGACCTGGGCCTGGTCATCGTCGACGAGGAGCAGCGGTTCGGCGTCGAGCACAAGGAGCAGCTGAAGAAGCTCCGCGCCAACGTGGACGTGCTGACCATGTCCGCGACCCCGATCCCGCGCACGCTGGAGATGGCGGTGACCGGCATCCGCGAGATGTCGACGATCACCACCCCGCCGGAGGAGCGCCACCCGGTGCTCACCTTCGTCGGCCCGTACGAGGAGAAGCAGATCGGCGCGGCCGTCCGCCGCGAGCTGCTGCGCGAGGGGCAGTGCTTCTACATCCACAACCGGGTCGAGTCCATCGACCGGGCCGCGGCGAAGCTGCGCGAGATCGTGCCCGAGGCGCGGATCGCGACGGCGCACGGGCAGATGTCGGAACAGGCCCTGGAACAGGTCGTGGTGGACTTCTGGGAGAAGAAGTTCGACGTCCTCGTCTCGACCACGATCGTCGAGTCCGGCATCGACATCTCCAACGCCAACACCCTGATCGTGGAGCGCGGCGACAACTTCGGTCTCTCCCAGCTCCACCAGCTGCGCGGACGCGTGGGCCGTGGCCGCGAGCGCGGGTACGCGTACTTCCTGTACCCGCCGGAGAAGCCGTTGACGGAGACGGCGCACGAGCGGCTCGCGACGATCGCCCAGCACACCGAGATGGGCGCCGGCATGTACGTGGCGATGAAGGACCTGGAGATCCGCGGCGCGGGCAACCTGCTGGGCGGTGAGCAGTCGGGCCACATCGCGGGCGTCGGCTTCGACCTGTACATCCGCATGGTGGGCGAGGCCGTGGCCGACTACCGGGCCGCCATCGAGGGCGGGCCGGAGGAGGAGCCGCCGCTGGAGGTCAAGATCGAGCTGCCGGTCGACGCGCACGTCCCGCACGACTACGCGCCCGGTGAGCGGCTGCGCCTCCAGGCCTACCGGTCGATCGCCTCGGCGAACTCCGAGGCCGACGTCAAGGCCGTGCGGGAGGAACTCACCGACCGCTACGGCAAGCTGCCGGAGCCGGTGGAGAACCTGCTGTTGGTGGCGGGGCTGCGGATGCTCGCCCGTGCCTGCGGGGTCGGCGACATCACCCTCCAGGGTCCCAACATCCGCTTCGGGCCGGTGGAGTTGAGGGAGTCCCAGGAGCTGCGGCTCAAGCGGCTCTACCCGGGGGCGGTGCTCAAGCCGGCCGCCTCGCAGGTGCTGATCCCGCGACCGAAGACCGCGAAGGTCGGCGGGAAGCCGTTGGTCGGACGGGAACTGCTGGCCTGGACCGGCGAGTTCCTCACCACGATCCTCGGCTCGTGACGTGACCGACGCGGGTGCGGAGCCGGCCGGCCCGTCGGCTCCGCACCCGCGTCGGCGGGCTACCTCGTCGGGTCGTCGTCGACGCCGAGGCGCCTTTCCGCCTCCTGCTGGGCCCGGTCGACCTGGTCGGCGTACTTCCCGCCGGTCTTCTCGTTGGCCTCTTCCTCGAGGTTGTCCGAGATGTCCTTGCCCTTGGTCTTGGCCTGGTCCCTGAACCTGTCGAAGATCCCCATGTGCACGACCTCCTGATGGTGTCCCCTTTGTGACGCTACGCGCGTTCCGCGTGCTTCGCCCGCCGGCCGGTGGGCCCGCCCGGCGCCACCCGGCGGGTCGTCGTGCTGCGACCCTGCAACGGTTGCGGTCATCCCCTCACTCACTTCGGACAAGGCTGTATACGCTCAGTCCCGGAACTCATCTTTTCTTTATCCGTACGGCCCGTCAGGAGCAGCGATGCACGGCCCCGGCTTCCCGCCGCAGCATGGCCACCCCGGCCCCCCGCCCAGCGACGGGAGCGTGGTGACGCTGCGCGTACTGTTCGCCGTGCTGCCCGTGCTGACCTGCGGTTTCCTCGCGTGGGGCACGATGTTGCGGCTCGCGTTGGTCACGCGCAAGCCGCGGGACTGGATGCTGCTCGTCGTCAGTTGCGTGCTGCTCGTCGTGTGGGTGATCTTCATCGGCCTCGACAAGACCCCGGACACCAGCGGCTGGCAGAGCGACTTCGGCGCCGGCGGCACCCTCCTGACCGGTCTCGCGGTCACCGTGTACTACCTCGTCGCGGACATCCGGCACCACGAGAACCGGAACAACGGCCGCACGCAGGTTCCGTGGTACCCGGCGCCCGCGCCGTACACGCCGCCGCAGCAGCAGCACGGTTCCGGGCAGGGCTACGGCTACCCGCAGGGCCAGACCTCCACCCCGATCCCGAACCGGCCGGACGTCCCGCCGCAGGTGACGCCGCCGCGGATCGGGCAGGTCCGCGCCGAACTCGACGAGCTGAGCGAACTCCTGCGCAACCGGCCGCCGCAGCCGAACGGGCCCCCCAAGCCGGGCGGCCCCTACCAGGACCCGAACCCGACCGCGACCCAGGATCCCCACCAGTGACCGACCGGCTCATCGGCGACCGCTACCAGCTCGCCGCCGTCCTGGGCCAGGGCGGCATGGGCCAGGTCTGGACGGCGTACGACCGCCGGTTGGACCGGCGGGTGGCCGTCAAACTGCTGCGACCCGACAAGGTCGCGGGCCCCGGCACCGTCGCCGAGGAGCTGCGCCGCCGCTTCGTGCGCGAATGCCGGGTCACGGCCCAGGTCGACCACCCCGGGCTGGTCACCGTGCACGACGCCGGCAACGACGGCGACGAGCTGTACCTGGTGATGGGGTACGTCGAGGGCTCCGACCTGTCCGACCACCTCGCGGCCCACGACCCGTACCCCTGGCCGTGGGCCGTCGCGGTCGTCGCGCAGCTGTGCGCGGTGCTGTCCGCCGTCCACGCGGTGCCGATCGTGCACCGCGACCTCAAGCCCCGCAACGTGATGATCCGCCCCGACGGCACGGTGCTCGTCCTCGACCTCGGCGTCGCCTCGGTGATGGACACCGACACCACCCGCCTCACCAGCACCGGGACTCCGATCGGCAGCCCCGCCTACATGGCACCCGAACAGGCCATGGGCGGCGCCGTCGGCCCGTACACCGACCTGTACGCCCTCGGCGTGCTGCTGTACGAACTCCTCAGCGGCAACGTGCCCTTCGCCGGCTCCACCGCCCTCGGAGTCCTCCACCGGCACCTCTACGAACCCCCGGTGCCGGTGCGCCGGCTGCGCCCCGAGGTGCCCCACGCCCTGGAGGCCGTGCTCCTGCACCTCCTCGCCAAGGACCCGCAGGACCGCCCCGGCTCCGCGCAGGAGGTGTACGAGGCCCTCACCCCGCTGCTGCCCAAGCACGGCGTCCCGACCGGCCACCTCGACCCGACCCGCCCGTTCCTGCGCCCGCAGGCCCCCTGGCCCGACCGCCCGACCGTGCCGGCGCGCCCCGACACGCCGCCCGCCCCGCCCCGGCCGGACATCCCCGGCGCCGTGGACGAGGCCCGCACGCTCCTGGACCAGGGGCGACTCACCCAGGCCGTGGACATCCTCGGCGGCATCCTCCCGGCGGCCGCCGCCGAGCACGGGGACCACTCGCCGGTGGTCCGCTCCCTGCGCAAGCAGTACGCGGCCACGCTGATGGACGACGGCCAGTACCGGCGCGCCCTGCCCGAACTGCGCCGCCTCGCCGAGGAGTTCCCGCCCGGCGACGCCCAGGCGCTGCGCTTTCGCTACGACGCCGCCCAGTGCCTGGAACAACTCGGCGAACCGGCCGCCGCCCTCGCCGAGTACCGCTCCCTGCTGCCGCTGTTCGAGAACCACTACGCCAACCCGGACCCCGGCCTCCCCCTGGAGGTCCGCCGCCGGATAGCCCACCTGCTGCTCTCCCTCGGCGACCGGGCGGGCGCCCACGACACCCTGGTCCGCCTCCTCTTCGACGCGGACCGCGTGCACGGCCCGGGCCACCCCCTCCCGGTGGAGATCCGCCGCACCCTCCAATGGCTGGGCCAGGTCCGCTGACCCCCGCGCGCGGGCCGCGCTCAGACCCGGACGCCGGCGGCCTCCGCCCGACCGGACGGCGTACCGGACGGGACCGACGGCCGCGACCCGGTACGCCGCCCCCCACCGGCCCCGCGCCGCAACCGGCCGAACGGGACGAGCCGGACGAGCAGGACCAGGAGGGCGACCGCCGCGGCCGCCGCGCCCGGCACCAGGCCCGGCGGGCGGAACGTACACGTCACCGAGCGGGTGTCGGGGCCCACGGGGACGGCGACCAGACCCAGGTGGGCGCTCGCCGGACGGCCGCCGCAGGTCCAGCCCGCGATCGCCGGCGCCGACACCACCAGCGTGCCGGTCGTGCCCGGCCGCAGGGTGGCCCGCACGCCCGACGCGTCGACCCGGAGCGCGGTCGGCGCGCCGGCCCGCAGCGCGGCCACCGCCGTGTCCAACCGGGCCCGGTCCAGGCAGGCCAGCTCCCAACGGGCCGGCGCGGACCGCTCGAAGAGCAACCGCGAGGCGGGACCGTGCGCGACGCCCATCGGCTGGAGCGCGGCCCGGTTGCGCGGCGGACGGGCGTTCAGCCGGAAAGCGGTGCCGTCCGCGAGCCGGGCGGTGCCGTTGTACTCCGGGGCCCACAGGAACGCCTCGGTGCCCGCCCGACAGACGCCCGGCGTGAGCGGAGCCTCGTAGGCCCGGGCGCCCAACAGGAGTTCCTGATTGGCGAAGGGGGAGGGGCCGTAGGCGAGCGGGGGACCCGGCGGCCGGACCGTGACCAGCGGCGCGGCCGTCGCCCGGCCGATCGTGCCGTCGGGACGCAGCCGCGCCCCGACCGCGAAGACGGCGTCGGTCACCGGATTGTCGAGGCTCTGGACACTGCGGCCCCGCGAGGTCCAGCCCGCCCCGAGGGCGACCATCGTGCGGGTGAACACGTCCGGGGTGTGGCTGCTGTAGTACGCCCCGCCCTCACCGCCCAGCAGCAGCGGATCGTTGCCCGTCAGCGCCGGCCGGCCCGGGTCGGTCCGATACCCGGGCCACCCCTCGGCGCCCGCCAACGCCCCGGAGCGCGCCGTGTGCGCGGGCCCCCAGGAGGGGTAGTCGTCCAGCCCGCCGAGCTTGCCCAGGTGCCCGTACGCGACGGTCGCCGCGGCCTGGCCCACCAGGACCGCGACCAGCAGCCCGGCCGCCGGGAGCGCGAGGCGCCGGCCGCGCAGCGCCCACCAGGCCCAGCCCGCCACCGCCAGCCCGCCGCCGAACAGCGCGTACCCCCAGCCGGTCGCGAGCGGGCTGCCGGCCGCCCCGAGCGCGGCCAGACAGAGCACCCCCGCGCCCGAGGCCAGCGCCCGCACCCCCGGCGGGCCGGCCGCCAGCCCGGTCCAGGCGGCGATGACCACGATCCCGGCGAGCACGAAGGTCTGCCGGTACGGGCTGCCGTTCGGGGTCGCGAAGGCGTGCCACGCCAGATGGGTCGGCGCCCACTGGAGCGAGAGCAGCACCGCCACCACGAGCCCCGTCCACCACAGTCGGGCCCGCACCGGCACCGCCCGGTGGAACGGCAGCGCCGCCACCAGCAGCAGCGTCCCGGTACCGACGAACAGGGCG of the Streptomyces sp. NBC_01426 genome contains:
- a CDS encoding ABC transporter ATP-binding protein is translated as MTETRHGGTGGHEAVAARARKVVKAYGSGETRVVALDAVDVDIRRGQFTAIMGPSGSGKSTLMHCLAGLDTVTSGEIFLDDTEITGLKDKKLTQLRRDRIGFIFQAFNLLPTLNALENITLPMDIAGRKPDAEWLNRVVETVGLAGRLKHRPTELSGGQQQRVAVARALAARPQIIFGDEPTGNLDSRAGAEVLGFLRQSVDELGQTIVMVTHDPVAASYADRVIFLADGRIVDEMIDPTADQVLDRMKDFDARGRTS
- a CDS encoding ABC transporter permease yields the protein MTVMKTARRNFVAHKGRMALSAIAVLLSVAFVCGTLVFTDTMNTTFDKLFAVTNSDVTVSPKSAGDDQENPGNGKPRTLNGSVVDRVEKAEGVKSAEGGVLSMSVTVVNTKNENLGSTTGAPTIAGNWSDNELKSMKITSGNAPRGPTELMIDADTAEKHHLGIGDEIRTIAVTGDNRAKISGIAAFTVTNPGATLVYFDTATAQTFLLGSAGAFTHVNVTAKDGVSDEQLKQNVAAAVGADTYKLQTAKEAADANRKDVGSFLDVMKYVMLGFAGIAFLVGIFLIFNTFSMLVAQRTREIGLMRAIGADRRQINRSVLVEAFLLGVVGSVLGVAAGVGLAVGLMKLMGQMGMDLSTDDLTVAWTTPVLGLVLGVAVTVVAAYIPGRRAGKVSPMAALRDAGTPGDKKAGRIRAALGLVLTGVGGAALYLAGAAEEAAPGSLWLGLGVVLTLIGFIVIGPLLAGVVVRALSAPVLRPFGSVGRLAERNALRNPRRTGATAAALMIGLALVACLSVVGSSMVASATDELDKSVGADYIVNSMTGQPVMPQAEQAMRANKNLDHVTAYREVPAKITAPDGSTVTEGLGATDPSYAKDIRRKMRAGEHADAYGPHAMAVGSLYADEHGITLGDTLTVAFTGGKTVKLKVAAITGDEGNIDKGMKYISTAVAEANVPADRMPRPFMLLASAKAGQADTAYAEVKAGLAEYPQYKVLNQADYKQALKDQVGQLLNMVYGLLALAIIVAVLGVVNTLALSVVERTREIGLMRAIGLSRRQLRRMIRLESVVIALFGALLGLGLGMGWGATAQQLLALQGLKVLEIPWPTILGVFAASALVGLFAALVPAFRAGRMNVLNAIATD
- the mfd gene encoding transcription-repair coupling factor, which gives rise to MSLYGLLDAVTRDPALAEAVAAAGDGNRMHVDLVGPAAARPFAIAALARRTERTVLAVTATGREAEDLAATLRSLLPPDEVAEYPSWETLPHERLSPRSDTVGRRLAVLRRLTHPSKDDPATGPVSVVVAPIRSVLQPQVKGLGELVPVSLRQGQAVDLGEVVQALAAAAYARVELVEKRGEFAVRGGILDVFPPTEEHPLRVEFWGDDVEEIRYFKVADQRSLEIADHGLWAPPCRELLLTDEVRERAAALAQEHPELGELLNKIAEGIAVEGMESLAPVLVDDMELLIDVLPAGSMAVVCDPERVRTRAADLVATSQEFLMASWAATAGGGQAPIDVGAASLRGIADVREHARALDMMWWSVSPFAADDSADGADTLKLGMHGPEAYRGDTARALADTKAWLADGWHTVYLTEGHGPAARTVEVLGGEGIAARLEADLAVLEPGIVHVTCGSLDNGFVDPALRLAVLTETDLTGQRTASKDLGRMPTRRRKSVDPLTLEVGDYIVHEQHGVGRYIEMVQRTVQGATREYLLVEYAPAKRGQPGDRLYIPTDQLEQVTKYVGGEAPTLHRLGGADWTKTKARAKKAVKEIAADLIKLYSARMAAPGHTFGPDTPWQRELEDAFPYAETPDQLTTIAEVKEDMEKSVPMDRLICGDVGYGKTEIAVRAAFKAVQDGKQVAVLVPTTLLVQQHFGTFSERYSQFPVKVKALSRFQNETESKATLEGLREGSVDIVIGTHRLFSQETKFKDLGLVIVDEEQRFGVEHKEQLKKLRANVDVLTMSATPIPRTLEMAVTGIREMSTITTPPEERHPVLTFVGPYEEKQIGAAVRRELLREGQCFYIHNRVESIDRAAAKLREIVPEARIATAHGQMSEQALEQVVVDFWEKKFDVLVSTTIVESGIDISNANTLIVERGDNFGLSQLHQLRGRVGRGRERGYAYFLYPPEKPLTETAHERLATIAQHTEMGAGMYVAMKDLEIRGAGNLLGGEQSGHIAGVGFDLYIRMVGEAVADYRAAIEGGPEEEPPLEVKIELPVDAHVPHDYAPGERLRLQAYRSIASANSEADVKAVREELTDRYGKLPEPVENLLLVAGLRMLARACGVGDITLQGPNIRFGPVELRESQELRLKRLYPGAVLKPAASQVLIPRPKTAKVGGKPLVGRELLAWTGEFLTTILGS
- a CDS encoding antitoxin — encoded protein: MGIFDRFRDQAKTKGKDISDNLEEEANEKTGGKYADQVDRAQQEAERRLGVDDDPTR
- a CDS encoding serine/threonine-protein kinase, which gives rise to MTDRLIGDRYQLAAVLGQGGMGQVWTAYDRRLDRRVAVKLLRPDKVAGPGTVAEELRRRFVRECRVTAQVDHPGLVTVHDAGNDGDELYLVMGYVEGSDLSDHLAAHDPYPWPWAVAVVAQLCAVLSAVHAVPIVHRDLKPRNVMIRPDGTVLVLDLGVASVMDTDTTRLTSTGTPIGSPAYMAPEQAMGGAVGPYTDLYALGVLLYELLSGNVPFAGSTALGVLHRHLYEPPVPVRRLRPEVPHALEAVLLHLLAKDPQDRPGSAQEVYEALTPLLPKHGVPTGHLDPTRPFLRPQAPWPDRPTVPARPDTPPAPPRPDIPGAVDEARTLLDQGRLTQAVDILGGILPAAAAEHGDHSPVVRSLRKQYAATLMDDGQYRRALPELRRLAEEFPPGDAQALRFRYDAAQCLEQLGEPAAALAEYRSLLPLFENHYANPDPGLPLEVRRRIAHLLLSLGDRAGAHDTLVRLLFDADRVHGPGHPLPVEIRRTLQWLGQVR